ACCTTCAGGGTAGTGACACTAAAGAATGTCTGCTTAACATTTCAGACACACAGACCCTTTTTACAAGATTGGGGTTTGTCATTAATGTGGAAAAATCATGTTTCATACCAGCCcagaaaataacttttttgggGTTTGTTCTGGATTCAGTGTCCATGACAATTGCCCTTACTGAGGACAAAAAAGCTAAAGTGAAAGCTAATTGCAAAGCATTGCTACCCCAAACTAATACTACAATTACTGAGCTAGCCCAGTTAGTGGGCACACTTGTCTCTTGCCTACctggagtacaatttgggaagCTTCACTACAGGACCTTAGAAAGAGAAAAGAACGTGGCCCTTAGAAAACATAAGGGTAATTATGAAGCTCAGCTTACCCTCTCCTCAAGTGCAAAAGATGAACTCACTTGGTGGATTGAAAATGTGGATAAGGCTTTTAATCCAATTCCACATGGTAACCCGACCATTGAACTTAGAACTGATGCCTCAAAAAAGGGGTGGGGCGTGTATCTTGACGGTGACACTACCCAAGCCCTGTGGTCTGTTTTGGAAAGCCAGTTACACATAAATGAGCTAGAACTAAAGGTTGTCCATTTCGCTGTGCAAGCTTTTGGCGACAGGCTTcaaaataaacatgtcaaaatacttTGTGACAACTCAACCACAGTGGCATATGTCAATGCTATGGGGGGCACAAAATCGCCAGGTTGTAACCAAATTGCATATGACATATGGGATTGGTGTGTAAATAACAACAGCTGGTTAACAGCAACTCACATAGCGGGAGTGGAAAATACTGAGGCTGACAAAGAGTCCCGGTTGTTCAATGACCGAACTGAATGGACCCTAAAAAGGGAGATTTTTGCTCAGATTACCACCCACTGGGGCACCCCAGAAATTGACTTATTTGCAACTAGACTCAATACACAGCTACCCAAGTTTGTATCTTGGAAACCTGACCCATTCTCATGTTTTGTGGATGCATTTACAATTAGTTGGAGTTCGTTGTATTTTTATGCATTTCCGCCATTCTGTCAAATTCACAGATGCCTGCAAAAGATTTTGGAGGAACAAGCACCTCAGGGAATCATGATCTTACCCTTTTGGCCCACCCAAGTTTGGTGGCCACAACTGTTGAAGATAATAATTGCAATCCCATTTCTGTTGCCAAAGCAGGAGGACCTACTTTCACTATCTCATTCTCTTCAAACACTACACCCCTTAAGGAGGAAATTGACTATGCTGGCATGTCTCCTGTCTGGCAATCCTTCCAAGATAAAGGAATCTCAGAGGCAGCTGCTAAGCTCATCATGGCCTCCTGGAGAGATGGCACAAAGAAACAATACAGTACCTACATTACAAAGTGGCAAAAGTTTTGTAATCAGAGGCAAATCAGTCACATTCAGCCGTCTGTAGTGTCGGTGCTCGACTTCCTTACCCTGCTATACCAGCAAGGTCTTACATACAGTGCCATCAATACAGCCAGAAGTGCTTTGTCTAGCTACATTACTCTAGAGAATGGGACATGTGTAGGACAACATCCACTAGTATCCCGGCTTATGAAAGGCATTTTCCAGGAAAAACCACCAAGACCTAAGTACACAGAAATCTGGGATGTGTCCATTGTCCTTTCACACCTTCGGTCTTTATCCCCTGTGGATAAACTGTCCTTGAAGGAACTTACTTTAAAACTTGTTGTGCttattttattagtttctggCCAAAGAGGTCAGACTGTTCATTTGTTAAGCATTGACCACATGGTCCCTATGAATAACTGTTATACCTTTCAGATTGTTGATCATTTAAAACAAAGTAGACCAGGTGTCAAAAACCCTTTTGTAGAACTCAGACCTTTCGAGGATAAGTCTCTGTGTGTTGTCACCACATTAAAGGAGTACCTTACAAGGACACAATCTTTACGGGGCTCAGAAAGCCAATTGTTTATTACTTATACTAGACCTTTCAGAGGAGTTAGCAGAGAAACCATTAGTGGTTGGGTTAAGCTTGTTCTGACCGACTCTGGAATTGATACGTTAAGATTTAAGCCACACAGCACTAGGGCTGCCAGTACATCTGCAGCCAGCAATGCTTCAGTAAGTCTTGATGACATTTTGCATACAGCTGGGTGGTCCTCAGAGTCTACTTTCGCAAAGTTTTATAACAAGCCCATTGTTAAGGAGAACACATTTGCTGATCAAGTACTCAGCACTGTAAGCAGCACAACTGTGCAATAAATGTTTGTTATGACTGTGCTTAATGTTCGTGTTGCTTCAAAATCTCATGTGATCTCACAGCACGATAACGAGGTAGAATAGTAAAactaaacgagacttacctgtaagttgaagtttgattgagattctacCGAGTTATAAAGTGCTGGGAGAATACATGCCCTCCCAACCCACCCTCTGTGGGTAGCCGTGAGTCACTCACATTAAGCCTTTGAAGACTGAGTTGGCGCATGCGCTTGCGATCTCATGTAATCTCCCAGCACTTTATAACTCGgtagaatctcaatcaaacttcaacttacaggtaagtctcgtttaattttactATTACATCAAgtgtataaattgagctatcttggccaatttgcagcgcagatcattgaaacttggcaggctaatagttctacaggaaacacac
Above is a genomic segment from Acropora muricata isolate sample 2 chromosome 1, ASM3666990v1, whole genome shotgun sequence containing:
- the LOC136925637 gene encoding uncharacterized protein, whose amino-acid sequence is MRSQAHAPTQCKLTPPRLKRDFEVYGQTLSKFLQFSTMGDDSSSPTPTFEARCREKSSKEDKNTTEVRKSVGTSTSQKGGKKALTSKDSASEGSSNVTLNAAALGSVIAEALKSSFEGLRDSMNAGFTGLGDLIASHADEEPDDGNDDGDSNGSKDDGESLVKGEPPVKKGRLDEPGKNRHPLISKLTKTLQLTEHVGPAIDGDLASLVDKIMREKASEDKITDLKKQHETPKNCSTLSETKVNQGVWNNLDESARSTDLKFQKVQKSLVKGIIIIVTEVNKMMGNAGPQNAEDTVGSLMDGVLLLANANQELNYRRRELMRPQLNANYRHLCSPSNPVTSLLFGDDLPKAVKDISDTNRLSSKLTKDSSSIRLAKSSQPRPYWQEITHLLELGVIEPVVHSPGEYISTIFVRKKKTGKYRVILNLKGLNQHIEKHHFKMDTLWSAVRLMTLNCFMASIDLTDAYYVVPIAEEHRKYLRFYWQGCLYQYTCMPNGLSSAPRCFTKLPKPVYSTLRQYGHINVGYIDDSYLQGSDTKECLLNISDTQTLFTRLGFVINVEKSCFIPAQKITFLGFVLDSVSMTIALTEDKKAKVKANCKALLPQTNTTITELAQLVGTLVSCLPGVQFGKLHYRTLEREKNVALRKHKGNYEAQLTLSSSAKDELTWWIENVDKAFNPIPHGNPTIELRTDASKKGWGVYLDGDTTQALWSVLESQLHINELELKVVHFAVQAFGDRLQNKHVKILCDNSTTVAYVNAMGGTKSPGCNQIAYDIWDWCVNNNSWLTATHIAGVENTEADKESRLFNDRTEWTLKREIFAQITTHWGTPEIDLFATRLNTQLPKFMPAKDFGGTSTSGNHDLTLLAHPSLVATTVEDNNCNPISVAKAGGPTFTISFSSNTTPLKEEIDYAGMSPVWQSFQDKGISEAAAKLIMASWRDGTKKQYSTYITKWQKFCNQRQISHIQPSVVSVLDFLTLLYQQGLTYSAINTARSALSSYITLENGTCVGQHPLVSRLMKGIFQEKPPRPKYTEIWDVSIVLSHLRSLSPVDKLSLKELTLKLVVLILLVSGQRGQTVHLLSIDHMVPMNNCYTFQIVDHLKQSRPGVKNPFVELRPFEDKSLCVVTTLKEYLTRTQSLRGSESQLFITYTRPFRGVSRETISGWVKLVLTDSGIDTLRFKPHSTRAASTSAASNASVSLDDILHTAGWSSESTFAKFYNKPIVKENTFADQVLSTSLREVKDPVLDCGGVFKDYELHKVCALSADIAAMDVLSHNYWLSKFVMEVAKKSGERYPPKSVYGIICSLKRHLEEM